The Lewinellaceae bacterium genome has a segment encoding these proteins:
- a CDS encoding TRAP transporter substrate-binding protein, with product MKIDRKTFVKGLALGTISLPVFLRGCLNENFAQKDSLPGSLSNERYKWKMVTTWPPNYPILGEACNLFAKLVNEMSGGRMEIHVYGGGELVPALETFDTVRNGGAEMGSGAAYYWAGKIPAAQFFSTVPFGMNAQQMTTWLAAGGGLELWEELYAQYNLVPMPGGNSGVQMGGWFNKEINSIDDLKGLKMRIPGLGGKVLEKAGGSAVLLAGGELYTGLERGIIDAAEWLSPFHDYSMGFQEIAKYYYAPGWHEPGTSLEFILNKEKFDALPQDLQAIIKAAGWQAHLYVFTQMEAKNGEYLGILKDAGVDIRFFPQEVLDQLRIYTREVIEELVAQDDFAQKVYSSYQAFSKKAAAWSEFSEKAYYNTLQE from the coding sequence ATGAAGATTGACCGCAAGACATTCGTTAAAGGATTAGCATTGGGAACTATTTCCCTCCCCGTTTTTTTAAGAGGCTGTTTGAATGAAAATTTTGCTCAAAAAGATTCCCTTCCCGGAAGTTTAAGCAATGAACGATACAAATGGAAAATGGTCACCACATGGCCCCCGAACTACCCGATTTTGGGAGAAGCCTGCAACCTCTTTGCAAAACTGGTGAATGAAATGTCAGGCGGCAGAATGGAAATCCATGTGTATGGCGGAGGAGAATTGGTGCCTGCCCTGGAAACTTTTGATACCGTACGCAATGGTGGGGCAGAAATGGGAAGCGGAGCAGCCTATTACTGGGCAGGAAAAATACCGGCGGCCCAGTTTTTTTCAACCGTGCCTTTTGGGATGAATGCCCAGCAGATGACCACCTGGCTCGCAGCGGGAGGAGGGCTGGAATTGTGGGAAGAACTTTATGCTCAATACAACCTTGTGCCCATGCCCGGCGGCAACTCCGGGGTGCAAATGGGTGGATGGTTCAATAAAGAGATCAATTCCATCGATGACCTGAAAGGATTAAAAATGCGCATTCCGGGCCTTGGCGGCAAGGTGCTTGAAAAGGCCGGAGGATCGGCCGTTTTGCTGGCCGGTGGCGAATTGTACACAGGGCTTGAACGCGGGATCATCGATGCCGCGGAATGGCTGAGTCCTTTTCATGACTATTCTATGGGCTTCCAGGAGATCGCCAAATACTATTATGCGCCGGGATGGCACGAACCGGGAACTTCACTTGAATTTATTCTCAATAAAGAAAAATTCGATGCCCTGCCACAGGACCTCCAGGCGATCATCAAAGCTGCCGGATGGCAGGCTCATCTGTATGTATTCACCCAGATGGAAGCCAAAAATGGCGAGTATCTCGGAATTTTGAAGGATGCCGGCGTAGATATCCGGTTTTTTCCGCAAGAGGTGCTGGATCAATTGAGAATTTATACCAGGGAAGTTATTGAAGAACTTGTTGCACAAGATGATTTTGCTCAAAAGGTTTATTCCTCCTACCAGGCTTTTAGTAAAAAAGCGGCTGCCTGGTCCGAATTTTCGGAAAAGGCTTATTACAATACGCTGCAGGAGTAA
- a CDS encoding U32 family peptidase encodes MNTIDKIELMAPAGSFEALQAAIDNGADSVYFGIEQLNMRARSSINFTLEDLKEIAQRCNEKNVRTYITLNTIIYDHDLSMVKKIIDTAKEAGITAVIASDQGVIGYARSKGVEVHLSTQLNITNVETLKFYSLFADVAVLSRELSLRQIKTICDAVKREEVRGPSGNLMEIEIFGHGALCMAVSGKCYLSLHSNNSSANRGACVQNCRRKYTVIDEEGIELEIDNEYIMSPKDLCTLDFLPQVIETGINVLKIEGRGRAPEYVATVIKAYREAIDAVYDGTYSQEKSDEWMKQLETVYNRGFWGGYYLGQKLGEWSGEPGSKATQKKVYLGKGIHYYPQPKVGHFRIEAHQLKAGDKILITGPTTGVIEMEVDELWVDEKIVAEAAKGADVTFNIEKVIRPSDKLYKIVQEA; translated from the coding sequence ATGAACACAATTGACAAAATAGAATTGATGGCCCCGGCGGGGTCATTCGAGGCTTTGCAGGCTGCTATCGACAATGGAGCCGACTCTGTTTACTTTGGCATCGAGCAGCTGAATATGCGCGCTCGTTCTTCCATAAACTTTACTTTGGAAGACCTTAAAGAGATTGCCCAACGATGCAATGAAAAAAATGTCCGCACCTATATTACGCTCAATACGATTATATACGATCATGACCTTTCGATGGTGAAAAAGATCATCGATACCGCTAAGGAAGCGGGGATTACTGCCGTTATTGCCTCTGACCAGGGGGTGATCGGATATGCCAGGTCCAAAGGGGTTGAGGTTCATCTTTCTACTCAGCTCAATATCACAAATGTTGAAACTTTGAAGTTTTATTCACTATTTGCTGATGTCGCGGTATTGTCCAGGGAGTTGAGCCTGAGACAAATAAAAACCATCTGTGATGCCGTGAAAAGGGAAGAGGTACGCGGACCTTCAGGCAACCTGATGGAAATCGAAATATTCGGCCACGGGGCGTTATGTATGGCCGTTTCCGGCAAATGTTACCTCAGTCTGCATTCCAACAACTCCTCTGCGAATAGGGGAGCCTGCGTGCAGAATTGCCGCAGAAAATATACGGTGATCGATGAAGAAGGCATTGAATTGGAGATCGATAATGAGTACATTATGTCACCAAAAGATTTATGTACGCTTGATTTTTTGCCACAGGTCATTGAGACAGGCATAAACGTATTAAAAATCGAAGGCAGAGGAAGAGCTCCCGAATATGTAGCCACGGTCATCAAAGCTTACCGGGAAGCTATTGATGCTGTTTATGACGGAACATATTCTCAGGAAAAGTCCGATGAATGGATGAAACAACTCGAAACCGTTTACAATCGCGGGTTCTGGGGCGGATACTACCTCGGACAAAAACTGGGAGAATGGTCAGGAGAACCGGGATCCAAAGCCACCCAAAAGAAAGTTTACCTCGGTAAAGGCATCCACTACTATCCACAACCCAAAGTCGGTCACTTCCGGATCGAAGCCCACCAGCTTAAAGCCGGAGATAAAATTCTCATCACAGGGCCTACAACGGGAGTGATTGAAATGGAAGTCGATGAACTCTGGGTAGATGAAAAAATCGTAGCCGAAGCCGCCAAGGGCGCAGATGTCACTTTTAATATCGAAAAAGTCATTCGTCCTTCGGATAAGTTGTATAAAATTGTTCAGGAAGCGTAG
- a CDS encoding ferredoxin — protein MIIITQQRIKCIGCNYCVEFAPDRWRMSKKDGRCTLIGAENKKGFHSVRVNDHEYEDNVKAAEACPVKIIQVTKLK, from the coding sequence TTGATCATCATCACCCAACAACGCATCAAATGTATCGGCTGTAACTATTGCGTGGAATTCGCGCCCGACCGTTGGCGCATGTCCAAAAAGGATGGTCGTTGTACGTTGATCGGAGCAGAAAATAAAAAAGGATTTCATTCTGTCCGGGTGAATGATCATGAGTATGAGGATAATGTAAAAGCGGCAGAAGCCTGCCCGGTTAAGATTATTCAGGTGACGAAGTTGAAGTGA
- a CDS encoding leucine--tRNA ligase, with translation MEFKSAEIEQHWKTFWSENGVYEVSNDSDKPKYYILDMFPYPSGSGLHVGHPLGYIASDILSRYKRMKGFNVLHPMGYDAFGLPAEQYAIQTGVHPAKSTAENISRYRSQLDNLGFSFDWSREVQTCDPSYYKWTQWIFIQLFEHYYDYDADKAQPISALVARFNQSGTEGINAACSETLQFSASAWKGMSPKEQDDVLMNFRLAFRKVSYVNWCEALGTVLANDEVKDGVSERGGHPVERRAMLQWSLRTTAYAERLLNGLDTIDWSDSMKKMQTNWIGKSVGAQMFFDIEGAEDKIEIFTTRPDTIFGATFMVLAPEHELVSKLTTESQKEEVAQYLEYVNTRSERDRMSDVKSVTGAFIGTYAINPFTEEKIPIWIAEYVLTDYGTGAIMAVPSDDDRDFAFATKFNIPIIDIIDKSNYPGATRHDKLGVMINSGFLDGMEVPDAIDEIINRSEARGIGKKQINYRLRDASYSRQRYWGEPFPIIYDKDGVAHAMDVKDLPLELPELDDFQPAEGAQSPLARHKEWMNLPGGYTRETDTMPGFAGSSWYFLRYMDAHNDEAFASRKALDYWKDVDIYIGGTEHATGHLLYSRTWHKFLYDLGLVPVDEPFKQLVNQGMIQGVIESIYLMKDKKDGYNHFMCAKLAKAKGIEDYVKIPVHVDFVHDYGTEDSFLDTSSIKKFIDWRPEYGEAVFECSQGIFHKGIFTPSNGATENHLVTYSEVGKMSKSKFNVINPDDVVDQYGADCFRMYEMFLGPLMQAKPWNTNGIDGVSKFLKKFWYLFFDSNGQWVVTEEEPTKDELKILHQAIKKVTDDIERMSFNTCVSAFMVAVNELSKQKCNKNRILAPLVRLMAPFAPFMNEELWHRLGNESSVHLADYPVYEEKYLVEDSVTYPIAINGKTRMTVDFPSDASIKEVEKGALELEDLQKWIDGKTIRKVIVVPGRMVNIVVG, from the coding sequence ATGGAATTCAAATCAGCGGAAATTGAGCAGCATTGGAAAACATTCTGGAGTGAAAACGGCGTTTATGAGGTAAGTAACGACTCCGACAAACCGAAATACTATATTTTGGACATGTTTCCTTATCCCTCAGGATCAGGATTGCACGTAGGGCACCCTCTCGGGTATATTGCCTCCGATATTTTGTCCAGGTACAAACGTATGAAAGGGTTTAACGTGCTGCATCCCATGGGCTATGATGCTTTTGGTTTGCCGGCCGAACAATACGCCATTCAAACCGGGGTACATCCTGCAAAATCGACCGCAGAGAACATCAGCCGTTATCGCAGCCAGTTGGATAACCTGGGATTCAGTTTTGACTGGAGCCGGGAAGTTCAGACTTGCGATCCCAGCTATTATAAATGGACCCAGTGGATTTTTATCCAGTTGTTCGAGCATTATTATGATTATGATGCGGACAAAGCACAACCCATTTCCGCATTGGTGGCCCGGTTTAATCAGTCCGGAACGGAGGGAATCAACGCGGCCTGTTCAGAAACCCTTCAATTCAGTGCTTCAGCATGGAAAGGCATGTCGCCCAAAGAGCAGGATGATGTCCTGATGAATTTCAGGCTGGCTTTCAGAAAAGTGAGTTATGTCAACTGGTGTGAAGCCCTGGGAACGGTGCTGGCCAATGATGAAGTAAAAGACGGCGTTTCCGAGAGGGGAGGGCACCCGGTGGAACGCCGGGCGATGCTGCAATGGTCGCTGAGGACTACCGCCTACGCGGAACGTTTGTTGAATGGGTTGGATACCATCGACTGGTCGGATTCCATGAAAAAAATGCAGACCAACTGGATCGGGAAATCAGTAGGGGCTCAAATGTTTTTTGATATAGAAGGCGCTGAAGATAAAATAGAGATTTTTACCACTCGTCCTGATACTATTTTTGGGGCCACCTTTATGGTATTGGCTCCGGAGCATGAACTGGTGTCCAAATTGACTACAGAGAGCCAAAAGGAGGAAGTAGCCCAATACCTGGAATACGTCAATACCCGCTCTGAACGCGACCGTATGTCGGATGTGAAATCAGTTACGGGGGCGTTTATTGGTACTTACGCCATCAATCCTTTTACGGAAGAAAAAATTCCCATCTGGATCGCAGAATATGTTTTGACCGATTACGGTACCGGAGCCATCATGGCCGTACCGAGTGATGATGACCGAGATTTTGCCTTCGCCACCAAGTTTAATATTCCGATCATTGATATTATTGACAAATCAAACTATCCGGGGGCAACCCGCCATGATAAATTGGGGGTTATGATCAATTCAGGATTCCTGGACGGTATGGAAGTCCCTGATGCAATAGATGAGATCATCAACCGCTCAGAAGCAAGAGGCATTGGAAAGAAACAGATCAACTACCGGTTGAGAGATGCTTCCTATAGTCGTCAACGCTATTGGGGAGAACCCTTTCCCATCATTTACGATAAAGACGGTGTCGCTCATGCAATGGATGTCAAAGATTTGCCTTTGGAATTGCCGGAACTGGATGATTTCCAACCTGCCGAAGGGGCTCAGTCTCCATTGGCCCGGCATAAAGAATGGATGAATTTACCCGGCGGTTATACTCGGGAGACAGACACCATGCCCGGTTTTGCAGGGTCTTCATGGTACTTTTTACGATACATGGATGCCCACAATGATGAGGCCTTTGCCAGCCGTAAAGCCTTGGATTACTGGAAAGATGTGGACATCTACATCGGCGGAACGGAACATGCGACAGGGCACTTGTTGTACTCACGCACCTGGCATAAATTTTTGTATGACCTGGGATTGGTGCCGGTGGACGAGCCTTTCAAACAGTTGGTCAACCAGGGCATGATTCAGGGAGTGATTGAGTCTATCTATTTGATGAAAGATAAAAAGGACGGTTACAACCATTTCATGTGTGCGAAATTGGCCAAAGCCAAAGGCATCGAAGATTATGTGAAAATTCCTGTTCACGTGGATTTTGTCCATGACTATGGAACGGAAGATTCCTTCCTGGATACCAGCAGCATAAAGAAATTCATCGATTGGCGTCCGGAATACGGAGAGGCTGTTTTTGAATGCAGCCAGGGGATTTTCCATAAAGGAATCTTCACTCCTTCGAATGGAGCAACAGAAAACCATCTGGTGACCTATTCTGAAGTGGGGAAAATGTCAAAATCCAAATTCAATGTGATCAACCCGGATGATGTGGTGGATCAATACGGCGCCGATTGTTTCCGGATGTACGAAATGTTTTTGGGTCCCCTGATGCAGGCAAAGCCCTGGAACACCAATGGCATTGACGGGGTAAGCAAGTTTTTGAAGAAATTCTGGTACCTGTTTTTTGACTCCAATGGCCAATGGGTTGTAACGGAAGAGGAGCCCACCAAAGATGAATTGAAAATTTTACACCAGGCCATTAAAAAAGTCACCGATGATATTGAAAGGATGTCATTTAATACTTGTGTGAGTGCATTTATGGTGGCCGTGAACGAACTGTCCAAGCAAAAGTGTAATAAAAACCGTATTTTAGCTCCTCTGGTCCGCTTGATGGCGCCATTTGCTCCTTTTATGAATGAGGAATTGTGGCACAGACTGGGCAATGAATCCAGTGTTCACCTGGCTGACTATCCCGTGTATGAGGAAAAATACCTGGTGGAAGATTCCGTGACTTATCCCATTGCCATCAATGGAAAAACGAGAATGACCGTTGATTTTCCTTCAGACGCTTCCATAAAAGAAGTAGAAAAGGGAGCCCTGGAATTGGAAGACCTGCAAAAATGGATTGATGGAAAAACAATTCGCAAGGTCATTGTAGTTCCAGGAAGAATGGTTAATATTGTAGTTGGATAA
- a CDS encoding DUF1415 domain-containing protein produces the protein MPVEKYIAQTKNWVQTVIIGLNFCPFARWEFDRGTIRFSILKGSIEHCLESLILECDLLEADKTVETTLLILPEGFEKFDYFLYLLDLANDLLADQGYEGIYQLASFHPDYCFAGVPAEDPANYTNRSPYPMLHLLREESLDKALEHHPDPEGIPLRNIELARAMGEDKLKNLRAACF, from the coding sequence ATGCCCGTGGAAAAATATATTGCTCAAACCAAAAATTGGGTCCAAACGGTCATTATTGGACTCAATTTTTGTCCTTTTGCCAGGTGGGAATTTGACCGTGGGACGATTCGTTTCAGCATTTTAAAAGGCTCCATTGAACACTGCCTTGAATCGCTGATCCTGGAATGCGACCTGCTCGAAGCCGATAAAACCGTAGAAACAACCCTGTTGATCTTACCGGAAGGGTTTGAGAAATTTGATTATTTTCTTTACCTGCTGGATCTGGCGAACGATCTTTTGGCTGATCAGGGCTATGAGGGCATTTATCAGCTGGCCAGTTTCCATCCTGACTATTGTTTTGCCGGGGTTCCTGCGGAGGATCCGGCCAATTATACCAACAGATCTCCTTACCCGATGCTGCACCTCCTTAGGGAAGAAAGTCTTGATAAAGCGCTGGAGCATCATCCTGACCCTGAAGGAATCCCCTTACGCAACATAGAATTGGCCCGGGCCATGGGCGAAGATAAATTAAAGAATCTTCGGGCAGCCTGTTTTTAA
- a CDS encoding ZIP family metal transporter gives MEIWEYFLLFLSVIVGGGIGFFFQNDTKQRLRLLLSFSGAYILGITVLHILPGVYAAINSSTSMWILGGFFIQLLLEQLSQGVEHGHIHAHKNADRIFAFQILLGLCLHAFLEGVPLSNYQILEHNHGEYESEFNHLLFGIVLHKAPAAFALTVLLLKSGMKTAFTVGCILFFSTMSPLGAFLSAQLAPGTVILQNALALVAGSFLHISTTILFESDNSNHHHISWLKMGVIVLGLAAALLTM, from the coding sequence ATGGAGATCTGGGAATATTTTTTGTTGTTTTTATCTGTAATCGTCGGAGGGGGCATTGGTTTTTTTTTTCAGAATGACACCAAACAACGGTTAAGGCTGCTGCTTTCATTCAGTGGAGCTTATATACTGGGCATAACAGTATTGCATATTTTACCGGGGGTATATGCTGCCATTAATTCCTCTACTAGTATGTGGATATTGGGAGGTTTTTTCATACAACTGCTCCTCGAACAACTTTCCCAGGGGGTTGAACACGGCCACATTCATGCTCATAAGAACGCCGATCGTATCTTTGCCTTTCAAATTTTACTGGGGCTTTGCCTTCATGCATTCCTCGAAGGAGTTCCGTTAAGTAATTATCAGATACTGGAGCATAACCATGGGGAATATGAAAGTGAATTCAACCATTTGCTATTTGGAATAGTGCTGCACAAAGCACCGGCAGCCTTCGCCCTTACCGTACTGCTATTAAAATCAGGTATGAAAACAGCCTTTACGGTGGGATGTATCCTGTTTTTTTCTACCATGTCACCTTTGGGGGCTTTTTTGTCAGCCCAACTGGCTCCCGGGACGGTTATTCTTCAAAATGCCCTGGCCCTGGTAGCCGGTTCTTTCCTTCATATCTCGACCACTATTTTGTTTGAATCGGACAATTCCAACCACCATCACATTTCATGGTTAAAAATGGGGGTAATTGTTTTGGGGCTGGCAGCGGCTTTGCTCACCATGTAG
- a CDS encoding phosphatase PAP2 family protein — protein sequence MSAILQFDEHLFQIINGHWHNDLMDYIMPLWRDKKFWIPAYIIGAGYLVWKYKLRSIFFILSILLTVAVADAMSSKLIKKTVQRPRPCRNEALAQDLQLLVPCGGGYSFTSSHATNHFALAVFLITLFGGMRRRWKYLLLFWAGSIAFGQVYVGVHYPFDVLAGAILGSVIGFVMAKLLLTTKLGQKLLFGGSGKRKSVV from the coding sequence ATGTCAGCAATACTTCAATTTGACGAGCATCTCTTCCAGATCATCAACGGCCACTGGCACAATGATTTAATGGACTATATAATGCCTTTATGGCGGGACAAAAAATTTTGGATTCCGGCCTATATAATCGGGGCCGGGTACCTTGTATGGAAATACAAGTTGAGAAGTATTTTTTTCATCCTGTCGATTTTATTAACCGTTGCAGTGGCTGATGCTATGAGTAGCAAGCTGATAAAAAAAACGGTTCAGCGCCCGCGGCCATGCCGCAACGAAGCCCTTGCACAAGACTTACAATTATTAGTACCTTGTGGAGGGGGGTACAGTTTTACCTCTTCCCATGCTACCAACCATTTTGCCTTAGCGGTGTTTTTAATAACGCTTTTTGGCGGAATGCGCAGAAGATGGAAATACCTATTGTTGTTTTGGGCCGGTAGCATTGCATTCGGGCAGGTCTATGTAGGGGTACACTACCCTTTTGATGTCCTTGCCGGGGCTATTTTAGGGAGTGTAATCGGTTTTGTCATGGCAAAATTATTATTGACCACCAAACTCGGCCAAAAATTGCTATTTGGAGGATCTGGAAAAAGAAAGTCTGTCGTTTAA
- a CDS encoding acetoacetate--CoA ligase, whose amino-acid sequence MLIMNKNTPEQLWKPSPAFINNSNLTHYMEWLFVKRGLKFPDYSELWKWSVDHLEDFWESIWQYFEVRSFTPYTRVLSAHQMPGAKWFEGSTLNYAEHIFLQQNENHPALIFKSEQTDVTEISWSTLHAQVTSLRKWLTDQGVSKGDTVVAYLPNIAEATVAFLATCSLGAIWSSCSPDFGVKSVVDRFLQIEPKILFTVDGYQYGGKPFDRSAEVKELIAHLPTLEQVVMLPYLNKETSIALFPKAIHWAETQREPDASLTFEAVPFDHPIWVLYSSGTTGIPKAITHSQGGVLLEHLKYLYLQNDVKKGERFFWFATTGWMMWNFVQASLLAGATAVLYDGSPGYPDLNELWTFSEVAGINHFGTSAPFLVACMKKGINPGKLNDLSELRSIGSTGAPLPPEAFDYVYKKIKKDLWLCSMSGGTDVCTAFVGSNPLEPVFLGEIQCRGLGCALYSWDESGQEILDEVGEMVITKPMPSMPVFFWNDEGNKRYLSSYFEDYQGVWRHGDWVRITDRGSLVIYGRSDATLNRQGVRIGTSEIYSGVNKIEEIQDSIIVNLELSGGRHFMPLFVVLEPGEKLDEALVKKIKTQLKNEYSPRHVPDEIIEIKEIPFTISGKKLEAPVKKILLGMEIGKAANQDAMRNPESLNFFIEYAKKIEH is encoded by the coding sequence ATGTTAATTATGAACAAAAATACTCCCGAACAATTGTGGAAGCCCTCACCGGCCTTCATAAACAATTCAAATTTAACTCATTACATGGAGTGGCTCTTCGTTAAACGGGGGCTGAAATTTCCTGATTATTCCGAACTTTGGAAATGGTCGGTAGATCACCTGGAAGATTTTTGGGAAAGCATCTGGCAATATTTCGAGGTACGTTCCTTTACTCCCTATACCAGGGTTTTGTCTGCCCATCAAATGCCCGGAGCCAAATGGTTTGAAGGCAGCACCCTCAACTATGCCGAGCATATTTTCCTTCAACAAAATGAAAATCACCCAGCCCTGATATTCAAATCCGAGCAAACAGATGTTACTGAAATTTCCTGGAGTACCCTACATGCGCAGGTAACCTCCCTCCGAAAATGGCTTACAGACCAGGGGGTAAGCAAAGGAGATACCGTTGTAGCCTATTTGCCCAATATTGCTGAAGCTACCGTCGCCTTCCTTGCTACCTGTTCGCTTGGAGCGATCTGGTCCAGTTGCTCGCCTGATTTTGGCGTAAAAAGTGTGGTGGATCGTTTTCTGCAAATTGAACCTAAAATACTGTTTACGGTTGACGGATATCAATACGGAGGCAAACCCTTTGACCGGTCGGCAGAAGTGAAGGAATTAATAGCCCACCTGCCCACGCTGGAACAAGTGGTTATGCTCCCTTATCTCAATAAGGAAACAAGCATTGCCCTTTTTCCAAAAGCCATTCACTGGGCCGAGACACAAAGGGAGCCTGATGCTTCTTTGACCTTTGAAGCAGTTCCTTTTGATCATCCCATATGGGTGCTTTACTCTTCAGGGACAACCGGAATTCCCAAAGCCATTACTCATTCACAAGGAGGAGTATTGCTCGAACATCTTAAATACCTGTATCTTCAAAATGATGTAAAAAAAGGGGAACGCTTTTTTTGGTTTGCCACCACAGGCTGGATGATGTGGAATTTCGTACAGGCCTCACTCCTTGCCGGAGCAACAGCCGTATTGTATGACGGCAGTCCGGGATACCCTGACCTTAATGAATTATGGACCTTTTCAGAAGTTGCCGGAATCAATCATTTTGGGACCAGTGCCCCATTTTTGGTCGCTTGTATGAAAAAGGGAATCAACCCGGGTAAACTCAACGACCTCAGCGAATTAAGGTCGATTGGTTCAACCGGTGCTCCATTGCCGCCGGAAGCCTTTGATTACGTATATAAAAAAATAAAAAAAGACCTTTGGCTTTGTTCTATGAGCGGAGGTACCGATGTTTGCACCGCATTTGTGGGAAGCAACCCGCTGGAGCCCGTTTTTCTTGGTGAAATTCAATGCCGCGGGTTAGGTTGTGCGTTGTATTCATGGGACGAAAGCGGACAGGAAATACTGGATGAAGTAGGGGAGATGGTCATCACAAAACCCATGCCTTCCATGCCGGTTTTCTTTTGGAATGATGAAGGAAATAAACGTTATCTGAGTAGTTATTTTGAAGATTACCAGGGCGTATGGAGACATGGGGATTGGGTCCGAATTACCGACCGAGGTTCCCTGGTCATTTATGGTCGTTCCGATGCCACACTCAACCGACAGGGGGTGAGGATCGGAACCAGTGAAATTTATAGCGGTGTGAATAAGATAGAAGAGATCCAGGACAGCATCATTGTCAATCTTGAATTAAGCGGAGGAAGACATTTCATGCCTCTTTTTGTGGTGTTGGAACCCGGAGAAAAACTGGATGAAGCTCTGGTCAAAAAAATTAAAACACAACTCAAAAATGAATATTCGCCACGACATGTGCCGGATGAAATCATTGAGATCAAAGAAATTCCGTTTACCATCAGCGGTAAAAAACTTGAAGCACCTGTTAAAAAAATACTATTGGGCATGGAGATAGGGAAAGCCGCGAACCAGGATGCAATGCGGAATCCTGAATCCTTAAATTTCTTTATTGAATACGCTAAAAAAATTGAACATTAA
- a CDS encoding aspartate kinase, producing MNTNNVKVFKFGGASLQNVTSIRDVAHILKRYKGSPLFIVVSAMKGITNQLEQVVASYLAKDGKTVELLEGIKKHHYETCNELFDEEHEIYTTLNDIFVEIEWILEEEPVDSYDFIYDQIVSIGEILSSSIVYAFLNESGFNIRFLDARDVIITDNIYRSATVLWDETQSRCDKLVRPMFDENHFVISQGFIGCTSENFSTTLGREGSDYSAAIFAYCLNAESMSIWKDVPGVLTADPRLFDNVTKLDRMSYKEAIEMTYYGAKVIHPKTIKPLQNKSIPMYVKSFIDPNDEGTLISDDIEDTYPPLVAVEQNQALLQLSTLDFSFVAEHHLSFIFSLLATLHIQVNLMQNTAISFMICVHDKDGKVDQFVEKIQGNFKVVLDRGLELVTVRHYHGGILESLKSGKIILIEERSARTAQLVMKDVPMVRRK from the coding sequence ATGAACACTAACAACGTTAAGGTCTTTAAATTCGGCGGAGCCTCCTTACAAAATGTAACTTCTATCAGGGATGTGGCCCACATTTTAAAAAGGTACAAAGGGTCTCCTTTATTCATTGTGGTTTCAGCCATGAAAGGCATCACCAATCAACTGGAACAGGTGGTCGCTTCCTATTTGGCCAAAGATGGCAAAACCGTGGAACTACTGGAAGGCATTAAAAAACACCATTACGAAACCTGTAATGAGCTTTTTGATGAAGAGCATGAAATTTACACCACTCTAAACGATATTTTTGTGGAGATCGAATGGATCCTGGAAGAGGAACCCGTAGACTCATATGACTTTATTTACGACCAAATCGTTTCCATAGGAGAAATACTCAGTAGTAGCATTGTTTATGCTTTCCTGAACGAATCAGGATTCAATATTCGTTTTCTGGATGCGCGAGACGTCATTATTACCGATAATATTTACCGTTCCGCCACGGTTCTTTGGGACGAAACACAGAGCCGTTGTGACAAACTGGTCAGACCCATGTTTGATGAAAATCATTTTGTCATCAGCCAGGGATTTATCGGGTGTACTTCCGAGAATTTTTCTACCACCCTGGGCAGGGAAGGCTCTGATTATTCCGCAGCGATTTTCGCCTATTGCCTGAATGCAGAAAGCATGTCTATCTGGAAGGATGTTCCAGGCGTGCTCACAGCAGACCCCCGGCTTTTTGATAATGTGACCAAACTCGACAGAATGTCCTATAAAGAAGCTATTGAAATGACTTATTACGGGGCAAAAGTGATCCACCCCAAAACGATCAAACCGTTGCAAAACAAGAGTATTCCCATGTATGTAAAATCATTTATTGACCCAAATGATGAAGGGACGCTTATTTCTGACGATATTGAAGATACGTATCCTCCACTTGTTGCAGTAGAGCAAAACCAGGCCCTGCTTCAATTATCGACCCTTGATTTTTCTTTTGTCGCCGAACACCATTTGAGCTTTATTTTCAGCTTATTGGCCACCTTACACATTCAGGTCAACCTCATGCAAAATACAGCCATCAGTTTTATGATATGTGTACATGATAAGGATGGAAAAGTCGATCAGTTTGTGGAAAAGATCCAGGGAAATTTTAAGGTGGTACTCGACCGTGGCCTGGAATTGGTTACGGTTCGTCATTATCATGGGGGAATTCTTGAAAGTCTTAAAAGCGGCAAGATCATCCTCATCGAAGAAAGAAGTGCCAGGACCGCTCAATTAGTCATGAAGGATGTGCCGATGGTAAGGAGAAAATGA